Proteins from one Diprion similis isolate iyDipSimi1 chromosome 3, iyDipSimi1.1, whole genome shotgun sequence genomic window:
- the LOC124404340 gene encoding uncharacterized protein LOC124404340, with amino-acid sequence MGTRRGGPGGGRSAGVLKERANMSFMLVVMFFAVFGLIVLTEIFLIDDRHGSNVGGTGALGGHRNGHRNGHRLVAAPDRPDYEEVGAEDYAGVKGGFDDHVGLLVKDTVEGGKPVASLADPRGLPSLPTNVESRLPHLNQSLRLTHADWLNVTNTRFKFFVYSAYYDNRANGGEGPGLIRVIGATKTRGPEEVWCRLWYNLHATGNATASITVAAKVKTIRENWNLKYSATFVICPLPKTPPETAEGPVPNAVPNSVSVVSRLKAPPAHRILIQNRPSDRPSKKEPLAVCVKPLHFEFNRVMQLIEFVELHLLLGATHVTLYNDTLGQEAGCVIRDYESRSAPGSDYPLVTLLPWHHLDMVSQLEIRTEGLFAALNDCLYRSMYQFEYVALLDLDEYVIPRHNDTIPELIRWLDKRINTKSTGAYSFQNAFFYLQWGDDPSVKQSQTAEEAALITLRKTRRKTKLHPHKQRSKYICKPENIVEAGNHFVWEFAPGHGTVNVPAEAAILHHYRVCEFGGDDCVKTQSVVDKTAYRYGQDLARNVRTRYAELKEKCSLPDLEPVPAAPATLTESKPQTSPLIQPASR; translated from the exons ATGGGGACCCGGCGGGGGGGTCCCGGGGGCGGCCGGAGCGCCGGAGTCCTGAAGGAGAGGGCGAACATGTCCTTCATGTTGGTGGTGATGTTCTTCGCGGTCTTTGGCCTGATCGTTCTAACCGAGATATTTCTCATCGACGACAGGCACGGCTCGAATGTCGGAGGCACGGGAGCACTTGGCGGTCATAGAAACGGTCACAGAAACGGTCACAGGCTGGTTGCCGCCCCGGACAGACCAGATTACGAGGAGGTTGGG GCCGAAGATTACGCCGGAGTCAAGGGTGGCTTTGACGACCACGTTGGCCTCCTTGTCAAAGATACTGTGGAGGGTGGAAAACCGGTTGCATCCCTCGCCGATCCTCGCGGATTACCCAGCCTTCCTACAAACGTGGAATCCCGTCTGCCTCACCTCAATCAAAGCCTGAGACTAACCCACGCCGATTGGCTAAACGTAACAAACACCAG GTTCAAGTTCTTCGTCTATTCCGCTTACTACGATAACCGTGCGAACGGCGGTGAGGGTCCAGGATTGATCAGGGTCATCGGGGCCACCAAAACCAGGGGACCAGAGGAAGTTTGGTGTCGGTTGTGGTACAATTTGCATGCAACCGGTAACGCCACGGCATCTATTACCGTTGCTGCTAAGGTCAAG ACAATTCGGGAGAATTGGAACCTCAAGTACAGTGCGACCTTCGTAATCTGTCCATTGCCAAAAACGCCTCCAGAAACAGCTGAGGGTCCGGTACCAAACGCAGTTCCAAATTCGGTTAGTGTTGTGTCGAGGCTGAAAGCCCCGCCAGCTCACAGGATTCTGATACAAAATCGTCCCTCTGACAGGCCGAGTAAAAAGGAGCCTCTTGCTGTCTGCGTGAAGCCGTTGCACTTCGAGTTTAACAGG GTCATGCAGTTGATCGAGTTCGTAGAGCTGCACCTACTGCTAGGCGCGACTCACGTGACCCTCTACAACGACACCCTGGGTCAGGAAGCCGGCTGTGTCATCAGGGACTACGAGTCCCGCTCGGCACCCGGGAGCGATTATCCTCTGGTGACGCTACTCCCATGGCATCACCTCGACATGGTTTCTCAGCTCGAGATACGGACGGAGGGTCTGTTCGCCGCACTTAACGACTGTTTGTACCGGTCCATGTACCAATTCGAGTACGTCGCTCTTCTCGACCTCGACGAGTACGTCATTCCCAGACACAACGACACGATACCCGAACTCATAAG GTGGTTAGACAAGAGGATCAACACCAAGTCAACCGGTGCATACTCCTTTCAAAACGCGTTCTTCTACCTGCAATGGGGCGATGACCCGAGCGTGAAGCAGAGCCAAACAGCCGAGGAAGCTGCGCTGATAACGCTGAGAAAAACGCGTCGAAAAACGAAACTCCACCCGCACAAACAGCGCTCGAAGTATATCTGCAAGCCGGAGAACATCGTCGAGGCCGGTAACCACTTTGTGTGGGAATTCGCCCCGGGACACGGGACCGTGAACGTCCCGGCCGAGGCGGCGATCCTCCACCATTACAGGGTCTGCGAATTTGGCGGCGACGACTGCGTCAAGACTCAGTCCGTCGTCGATAAAACGGCGTACAGATACGGCCAGGATCTAGCGAGGAACGTCAGGACGAGGTACGCCGAGCTCAAGGAGAAGTGCTCGCTCCCAGACCTCGAACCCGTTCCTGCAGCCCCGGCGACCCTGACCGAATCGAAACCCCAAACCTCGCCGCTGATCCAGCCCGCGAGCAGGTAG
- the LOC124404349 gene encoding clusterin-associated protein 1 isoform X1: protein MSFRDMRNFTEMMRVLGYPRLISLTNFRLPNFPLVAEILVWLVKRFDPEADIPSEHNAEQDRVALVRRTAEFMAIKANVKLNTKKLYQADGYAVKELLKMTTLLYDAQNRSTEKAILMGDSVEISGANFDISDRISELKTTRQLASQLTINGATLFDLLGREVELREARNSKISRQFDTSEIEVAMKRVIESIGQEISDTRKQIENIKDTEQTLDAKIERRRTELSRNEKRLQTLRKVRPAFMEEFEKLEVELKALYEDYLQKFRYLAYLEHLHEDAAKAEQERFERRQAATKKQLEQLRGEDVTLEGLLDGSDSIFNSNQETIGHNLADAEKQLQERIGQGVRIKTGKNWPEATENHLYDFKSETLLTELETSMGTGSSRGNAQALQRRVYGSMSGRQRAGVGTALDLNDSVGSLDSDSDLFIDGDLEDDDDLLNSEGDLELGVLHPKSNQEKRSVSKIDHSDEDF, encoded by the exons ATGTCGTTCCGAGATATGAGGA ATTTTACTGAGATGATGCGAGTCCTCGGTTACCCGAGGCTGATTTCTCTGACGAATTTCCGGCTACCGAATTTCCCCCTCGTTGCTGAAATACTCGTCTGGCTCGTCAAGCGGTTTGATCCCGAGGCAGATATTCCGAGTGAGCACAACGCTGAGCAAGATCGCGTCGCACTTGTCCGAAGAACCGCCGAGTTTATG GCGATTAAGGCGAACGTCAAACTGAACACGAAGAAGCTCTACCAGGCGGATGGATACGCGGTGAAGGAGTTATTGAAGATGACGACGCTGCTTTACGACGCGCAAAATCGTAGCACGGAGAAGGCGATCCTGATGGGCGACAGCGTGGAGATAAGCGGAGCTAACTTCGACATCTCGGACAGGATAAGCGAGCTGAAAACTACGAGGCAACTGGCCAGTCAGCTGACCATAAATGGGGCGACGCTGTTCGACCTCCTGGGGCGAGAAGTCGAGCTGCGGGAGGCCAGAAACAGCAAGATTTCGCGGCAGTTCGACACCTCGGAGATCGAAGTGGCGATGAAACGCGTGATAGAGAGCATAGGGCAGGAGATAAGCGACACGAGGAAGCAGATCGAGAACATAAAGGACACCGAGCAGACTCTGGACGCCAAGATCGAACGGCGACGAACGGAGCTTAGTCGGAACGAAAAGCGTCTCCAAACCCTGAGGAAAGTGCGCCCCGCGTTTATGGAGGAGTTTGAGAAACTCGAGGTCGAGCTTAAGGCCCTCTACGAGGATTACCTCCAGAAGTTTCGATACCTCGCTTACCTCGAACACCTCCACGAAGACGCCGCCAAGGCCGAACAGGAGAGATTCGAACGAAG GCAAGCCGCGACGAAGAAACAGCTCGAACAACTTAGAGGGGAAGACGTCACGCTGGAGGGACTTCTCGACGGAAGTGACTCGATATTTAATTCGAACCAGGAAACGATCGGCCACAATTTAGCCGACGCCGAGAAGCAGCTTCAGGAACGAATCGGCCAGGGGGTGCGGATCAAGACCGGTAAGAATTGGCCGGAAGCGACAGAGAACCATCTGTACGATTTCAAGTCCGAAACACTCTTGACTGAACTGGAAACCA gcaTGGGCACCGGGTCATCCCGAGGAAACGCCCAGGCGTTACAGCGTCGCGTTTACGGGAGCATGTCAGGGCGACAACGCGCAGGAGTTGGAACAGCGCTGGATTTGAACGACAGCGTCGGCTCGCTGGACAGCGACAGTGATCTCTTCATAGACGGAGATTtggaagacgacgacgacctcCTGAACTCGGAAGGGGACCTGGAGCTGGGAGTATTACACCCGAAAAGCAATCAGGAAAAAAGATCGGTCAGCAAGATAGATCATTCGGACGAAGATTTTTAA
- the LOC124404349 gene encoding clusterin-associated protein 1 isoform X2 has translation MSFRDMRNFTEMMRVLGYPRLISLTNFRLPNFPLVAEILVWLVKRFDPEADIPSEHNAEQDRVALVRRTAEFMAIKANVKLNTKKLYQADGYAVKELLKMTTLLYDAQNRSTEKAILMGDSVEISGANFDISDRISELKTTRQLASQLTINGATLFDLLGREVELREARNSKISRQFDTSEIEVAMKRVIESIGQEISDTRKQIENIKDTEQTLDAKIERRRTELSRNEKRLQTLRKVRPAFMEEFEKLEVELKALYEDYLQKFRYLAYLEHLHEDAAKAEQERFERRQAATKKQLEQLRGEDVTLEGLLDGSDSIFNSNQETIGHNLADAEKQLQERIGQGVRIKTGMGTGSSRGNAQALQRRVYGSMSGRQRAGVGTALDLNDSVGSLDSDSDLFIDGDLEDDDDLLNSEGDLELGVLHPKSNQEKRSVSKIDHSDEDF, from the exons ATGTCGTTCCGAGATATGAGGA ATTTTACTGAGATGATGCGAGTCCTCGGTTACCCGAGGCTGATTTCTCTGACGAATTTCCGGCTACCGAATTTCCCCCTCGTTGCTGAAATACTCGTCTGGCTCGTCAAGCGGTTTGATCCCGAGGCAGATATTCCGAGTGAGCACAACGCTGAGCAAGATCGCGTCGCACTTGTCCGAAGAACCGCCGAGTTTATG GCGATTAAGGCGAACGTCAAACTGAACACGAAGAAGCTCTACCAGGCGGATGGATACGCGGTGAAGGAGTTATTGAAGATGACGACGCTGCTTTACGACGCGCAAAATCGTAGCACGGAGAAGGCGATCCTGATGGGCGACAGCGTGGAGATAAGCGGAGCTAACTTCGACATCTCGGACAGGATAAGCGAGCTGAAAACTACGAGGCAACTGGCCAGTCAGCTGACCATAAATGGGGCGACGCTGTTCGACCTCCTGGGGCGAGAAGTCGAGCTGCGGGAGGCCAGAAACAGCAAGATTTCGCGGCAGTTCGACACCTCGGAGATCGAAGTGGCGATGAAACGCGTGATAGAGAGCATAGGGCAGGAGATAAGCGACACGAGGAAGCAGATCGAGAACATAAAGGACACCGAGCAGACTCTGGACGCCAAGATCGAACGGCGACGAACGGAGCTTAGTCGGAACGAAAAGCGTCTCCAAACCCTGAGGAAAGTGCGCCCCGCGTTTATGGAGGAGTTTGAGAAACTCGAGGTCGAGCTTAAGGCCCTCTACGAGGATTACCTCCAGAAGTTTCGATACCTCGCTTACCTCGAACACCTCCACGAAGACGCCGCCAAGGCCGAACAGGAGAGATTCGAACGAAG GCAAGCCGCGACGAAGAAACAGCTCGAACAACTTAGAGGGGAAGACGTCACGCTGGAGGGACTTCTCGACGGAAGTGACTCGATATTTAATTCGAACCAGGAAACGATCGGCCACAATTTAGCCGACGCCGAGAAGCAGCTTCAGGAACGAATCGGCCAGGGGGTGCGGATCAAGACCG gcaTGGGCACCGGGTCATCCCGAGGAAACGCCCAGGCGTTACAGCGTCGCGTTTACGGGAGCATGTCAGGGCGACAACGCGCAGGAGTTGGAACAGCGCTGGATTTGAACGACAGCGTCGGCTCGCTGGACAGCGACAGTGATCTCTTCATAGACGGAGATTtggaagacgacgacgacctcCTGAACTCGGAAGGGGACCTGGAGCTGGGAGTATTACACCCGAAAAGCAATCAGGAAAAAAGATCGGTCAGCAAGATAGATCATTCGGACGAAGATTTTTAA